Within Corynebacterium timonense, the genomic segment CGAGCCAACCGAAGCGATAACCTGCGACTGGGCCAAGGTCTCTCCGTAGACGACCGACCTGTACTGCACGCCCCTGTCTGAGTGATGGATCAGACCGGAGACATCTTCACCGGCACGCAAGCGCGCTGACAAGGCCATGTCAAGTGCGTCTTTAGCCAGTGATGCTCGCATGTGGTTGGTGATCTGCCAGCCAACAATCTCCCGGGTATACGCGTCGAGGACGAACGAGGCGTACACCCACCCGGCACGCGTGGGGATGTACGTGATATCCGCGACCCACAGCCGGTTCGGCGCATCGACACAAAAGTCGCGCTCGACCAAGTCGACTGGGCAGTTATCGGGGGCAGCGCTGCGGGTGGAAGGCTTTTTCTTCCTGCGCCGGATACCACGGATGCCTTCGAGTGCCATGAGACGCTCGACGGTGCACCGGGCGACGTGACAGACATCGCCTCGGCGATTGACCTCGGCCCATAGTTTGCGCGCTCCATAGCAGGAGTAGTTGTCGTCGTAGATAGCACGCAAAGCTTTGCGTAGTTGTCGGTCGCGGATAGATCGAGATGATTCAGGCCGGGATTTGTAGGCGTAGTAGGTGCTCAGGGCGATTTTCGCGTCGGTTGCCGCCAAGGCGCGAATAATCGGCTCGACCCCGAATTCCTCCCGGTTGTCGTCGATGAACCGGACGACTACGTGTGTGGGCGGTCGGGCTCCGCCGCGAAAAAAGCTGATGCTCTTTTCAAAATCTCGTTGGCGCGCTTCGCTTCAATCAGTTCAGCTCGCAGTCTGCGGTTTTCTGCTGCACAATCCACCGATTCAGCCGGGGTTGCCGCGCCGGATTGTTTATGAGCGCGGACCCAGCCGCGCAGAGTTTCCTTGACTGATTCCGAGCTCGACAGCGATGCGGGATATCGCACCACGAGACGTGTCAGGGTCAGCTTGCGCGTGCAGCACCAGTTCGATGGCGCGCTGCCTCAACTCAGGCGTGTACTTCGAGGGCATGTGTAGGGCTCCTTTTCCACATCCCTACCCTCTATTAAACCCGGGGCGAACCAACTGTTAGTCGTCGGTTTGATCCGCCCGGGGTTGATCACACCAGCGGGTGGGTCGAGGTAGACAAACAACAAGTTGTTGCGCCACAGGTGGTTGAGGCTGTTGTAGGCCTTGCGGGTGCGCTCATGCGTCCACGACCAGGTGCGTTGTTTCGTCAATGGGTCGGTTGTCCACGTTTTCTGGTTCATCCAGTCGCGGTAGACGTTGCCGTATTCGTGGAGCTTGGCGCCCCACGCGGCCGCCTCATCAAGATCGGTGATCTTCGTGAGGTTAAGCGCGAGTTGGTAGATCGCTCGTCCAGCATCCGTGCGCGGGCGGGAGGTGGTGTAGCGGCGCACCACACGTTGGGCGTGGACAAGGCAGCGTTGGATCTTGGTGTTAGGCCAGCACTTTTTGATCGCGCTGGCTGCGCCTTGTCCACCGTCGATCACGGCGATCAGGGGCGCGGGGATGCGTTCACACAGTTGCTGGTAGTCGCGGGTGGTTTCGTGTGTGCACCAGTGCCAGGCGATGACGTGATCCAAGGTGGCGGCAACTATGAGACATCCGCCAGCGGTGTAGGTGCCGTCGATGAACACCTGGTCGTATACCCGCCCGGTATGCGCGAGTGTGGGATCGGGCACATCAATGAGCCAGCACCACGAAAACCGCCGTTTCATGGTGGAGTGGCTGATCCCAGCGTCTCCTGCGATCTGCCTCAGGGCGGTGGTCGATGTGCAGTGCTCGATGAATTGTCGAAACACCGCTTGGTTGGTGATATCGCTGCGGGTTTTGGTGGTTGATGCACCGCAGATTTTGCAGCGCCACCGAGCGGTGCCCTTGGATGTGGTTCCGTTGCGTTTCATTTCCCCACCGCAGTGGCAGCGTGGTCGGTTCTTCGGCATTGAGCCACCACACCACCGGCTCCTACCACATCAACCACGCCACACCGGGGATATACGACCACAACAGCGGGTATATGCCCTTAAGGCATATACTTCCGGAAACCACAAAGGTCAGGCACCGGAAATCACCAATTCCGGACACACTTTTTGACCCTTAACCCGCAACCGCTGCGTCTGCGGCTGCTGTCGCTTCTCGACGCCGCGTTGGGCGATAAGATGGCACGAAAGGTTCATTAGCACCAAGTTTCTCGAGGTGGTTCCCGCATGGGTCGGCATTCCGACGGCACAAACAACTACTCACTGTCGCGCAGTGTGATCGCGGCGCTGATCATCGTCGTGCTCGTGATAGCAATGGCGATCTGGTACGTCGCCGCGCGCCCCGGCTCGACCACCGCGGACCACGAGGAGCCGGACTGCGTCGCGGGCGAGCTCGAGCTTCCCGTCGCCTCCTCCGACGAAGCGGTCGCGCGCAGCCTGAACGACGCCTACGCCGCGTCCCACCCCGTCGTCCGCGATTACTGCGTCACGCCGATCCTGGTGAGCGACCTGTCCGCCGCGGCCGTCTACGTCGGCTCCGACTCCCCCGCCACCGACCAGCTCCTCGAGCAGGCGGGGCGGACCGTCTCCGTCGCCGACGCGGAGCCCGTGGCTACGCAACCGGTGGGCGTGGCCGCGGACGTCGAGGTCGCGCGCGAAGACGTCGCTCTCGAGCAGGTCGCCTTCCCCACTGACGTTGACCCGGCGGTGTCGGCCGCGGTGGCGACCGAGCTCGCCGCCGGCGACGAGGACGCCGCGGCCGCGCTGCGCGACCAGCGCGTGCACACGGCCGAGGACGTCCTCAACGAGGACCGGTACGCCGCCACTACCCGCGACGGGTCCCCCGTCGGCTGGTTCTTCACCGAGCTCGACTCGTCCGTGTCCTTTGCGGCGCTGCCGCTCAACCAGACCGAGAGCGTGAGCGAGGACAAGGCCCGCGCCGGGCAGGACTTCGCCCGCTTCGCGGCCGAGAGCTTCGCCGGCGGCGACGCGCAACAGCCAGAAATCTCGGACACCGTGTGGGAGGCCGCGCTGCCGGCTACCGGGCAGGCACCGGCCACGCCGGCCGACGACGATGCGCCGGAAGCACAGGCCGCTCCCGAGGTGATGAGCACCCTGTTCCTTCTAGATACCTCCGACGCGATGTCGCCCTTCCTCCCGGCAGCAGCCGAGGCGATCGGCGAGGCCGCCCGGGGCGTCGCGGGCGCTGGCCATAGCGTCGGGCTGTGGAACTACTCCTCGCCGCTCAACCCGGGCGTGCAGAAGAGCTACCGCGAAAACGTCATGCTCGGGCCGGCTGCGGAGGCTGTCGCTGCTGCCGCCGGACGCTTTAGCACCGGTGGGCAGCCGAACACGCGCGAGGCACTCAGCGCCGCCACCGGATACGCCGCGGAGGTGCAGGGCCCCGTGCGCGTTGTGCTCATCACCACCGGGACCGCCGACTCGGGCGCCGCACTCCCCGAGATCGCCGGCGACGACGTGCGGGTCTCCGTTGTGCACATCGGGCCAAACGAACCTGACCCCGCAGTGGCGGATGTCGCCGAGGTTGTCACTACGGCGCAGACCGCCGAGGGGCTCAACGACGCCGTCGGTCAGGCCGTCGGCGAGTAGCACCGGCCGGTCGCACGCGAAACGGCGCGACGACGGGCCGCCCCGCTCGCCGCGCCGTCGATGCCGCGAGTGCGTCTCCTAGGAGGACTTGCGGCGCCGACGCGCCGCGAGCTCGTCAAGGCCGATGACGTTGTCGCCCTGCTCATCGTCGCCGACGCGCTCGGCGGGGAAAGCAGAGATCGTGCCCGTCAGCTCGCGCATGATCTGCGGCACCGCGATACCGAAGACGCCCTGGCCGCCGCTGAGCAGGTCGATGATGTCCTCGTTGCTGCGGCACTCGTACACCGTCGTGCCATCGGACACGAGGGTGATCTCGGCGATGTCGTTGACGCCGCGATCGCGAAGCTTGTCGACGGCCAAGCGAATGTTCTGGAGGGAGATACCGGTGTCGAGCAAGCCCTTGACAATCTTCAGGACGAGCAGGTCCTTGAAGGAGTACAGGCGCTGCGAGCCGGAACCCCGTGCGCCGCGGATGGAGGGGCGCACCAAGTTGGTGCGCGCCCAGTAATCCAGCTGGCGGTAAGTGATGCCGGCGACCTGGCAGGCGATGGGGACGCGGTAGCCGACGACGTCGGAGGGTCCGACGTCGAAAAGCGTCTCTTGCACGGCCTCTGCCGTGGGCTCCGTGCTGAGGTGTGGGGTGTCCTTGCTCACGTAATTACTCCCGTGAAGTTATGCGGTGCGCGCTCTTTCCTATTAAAAGGCAACCTTATGCCGGGGTCAAGACCAGCGTACCGCGACACGCCGAAGTTTCAACGTGAACTTTAGGGTTAGTCCTCGTTGCCGAGGTCCCCTTCTTCGACGCCGAGGTCGCGCATCAGCTGTTCGAACTCCGCGTCGGCCGCAGCGTCCCCGCTGGCCGACTCGCCCTCAGCGGCGCTGCCGCCCGGGTCGATGTCCAGGTTGAAATATGTGGCGAGGTCCGCCGCCGAGATGCGCAGCCCCGCCTGGGCGAGCACCGCCTCGTCGGCTTCAATCTCCTCGTCGAGGGCCGCGGCGAGCACGAGTGCGTCCGAGGCGCGCAGGTCGTACTCGGTGCCGTCGGCAAGGGTGAGCGTCGCCATGAACACGCCGTTGACGTAGCTCGAAATCTCGATCGACGACACGCCGCGCCCCGATTGCGTGATCACGTCCGAGAGCACATCGTGCGTGCCCGGCCTGGTGGGACGCGCCCCGCTCAGCCGCGCAGACAACTGGGCGCCCTCGACGGGCGGGAGCCACACGGGAAGGAAACGGCCTTTCTCGGGGGCGTGAAGCAGGGCGCAGAGAAAGTTCTCCGGGCCAAGCGGGAACACGCCTGCGACGCTAAGTGGGACCATCAACGCCACCCTAGTGGTCGAGGCGGTTGCGTAGTTCGTTCTTGACCAAGTCGGCGTGCAGGGAAACAACCAGCGCCGTCATCTGGTGGCTGATCTCCTCCGCCTTTTGCTTCGCCGCCGCCGTGCGCGACTTCGCAACAGGCTCGACAACCTGGGAGATGAGGTCGGCCTGGCGCCCCGCTGTGGTACGCAGGGATTTCAGGTGGCGCGTGTCCAACCCGAACTCGGACAGGGCAAGAGCCGTGGTGACCACGCGGACGTCGTCCGCGCAGAAATGGCCCGTCGCGTCCGGGGTGAGCAAACCTGCCTTGACGAGCTCGGCGACGGTCGACTCGTCGGTCGCCGCCTGCTCCGCGAGATCGACGTCGGTCAGCCGCGTCGGGGGTGCCGGGCGGAACGTCTCCGGCGAGACAATCGGCTCGGCCTTCGCCGCGGACATGATCGCCGTGACCTGGCCGGAGTCCATCGCCTCGAGCTGTTCGCGGATCACCTTCAGCGGCAGGTAGTTGTCGCGCTGGGTGACCAGGATGTAGCGCAGGCGCTCAACGTCATCATCGGTAAAGCGACGGTAACCGGACGCGGTGCGCTGCGGAGTGATCAGCCCCTCCGATTCGAGGAAGCGGATCTTCGACACCGTGACGTCCGGGAACTCTTCGCGCAACCGGTTAAGCACGACGCCGATGGACATGGTCTTGGCGGTGGTGGACGCGCCTGCGCGCGTGGCAGGCTGCTGCGGGGAGGTCTGAGGGAGTGCGCTCACGGTGTTTGCTCGGGTTTCTACTCAGGCGGGCGAAAACATGCGGCCCGGCGGGCGGAAAACGACGCCCCTCCGAGCCCGTATGCCACTTAGTTGGTGGCGGTGAGGAAGACGAGGCGGAACTTGCCAATCTGAATTTCGTCGCCGCTCGACAGCGCCTGGGAGTTGCGCGGCTCGCGGTTGACGTAGGTGCCGTTCAGCGAGCCTACGTCGACGACCTCGAAGCCGCCGTCCTCGCTGAGGCGGAACTCCGCGTGGCGGCGCGAGACCGTAACGTCGTCGAGGAAGATGTCGGCCTCAGGGTGGCGGCCAGCGGTGGTCGTGTCTTGGTCCAGAAGGAAGCGGGAACCTGCGTTCGGGCCGCGCTTGACCACAAGAAGCGCAGCGCCCTCGGGAAGGTTTTCCGCACCTCCCACAGCGTCGGAGGCGGCAGCGCCCGACTCCATTTCCTTCAGCAGGTCTGCACGGAACACCGAAGTGGTTTCTACTTGATTCTCCGGCGTACCAGTGTTTTCGCTCATGAACTTCTCCTGACGCTGTCGAGGGATTTTCAAATCAACTGTTAGCCATACTAGCCATTGGCACCCGCCCCGGGGAACAAAGGCAGCTCACAACAGCCTACCCGCAGCTTAGCGCGCGACGCGCCCGCAAGCCGCCTAGCGGAAGATGTTGGCCACGCCCGTCATGAAAGAATTTCCCGAGCCCGCCAACGGGTTGTCGGAGACCATGTAGGTCCACGTGGCGCTCGGGCGTTTCCACCCAGCGTCGTCGAGGTGTGCCCCGTCGGCGTCGATACGCACCTGCTCAAAGCTCTCCACTGCCTGCTCGACGGCCCGGTTGGCCAGATCCTTGAATTCGCGCACCGCGATGCGGTGATATTCGTCGATGGGCGTCTCGCGGGCGATCGCGCGCAAGTGGATGGATTCGCGCACGTCGTCCATGAGCGCGAGGTGTTCCGACCACTGCGCGTCGAGGTGGAAGAGCATGATCTCGCGCGCTGCTTGCTCACGCACTTCCGCGGGCAGCCCGGAGAGCGAGGCGGCGCGTTCCGGGCTGCGTTCGGCGAGCTCGCGCCACGCGGTGTCCGTGTCCAGCAGGCGGGCGCGGCGCTCATCGAGGATGTCGCGGTGGTCGGCGAGCAGCTTGTTGTACTTCCACGTCTGCGCGTGGATTTCGAGCAGCTGGCCCTCGGTGACGCGCTGGCAGTGCTCCACAAAGGCCTGCACCCGCCCGGACTCGACGCGCCCATCGGGCCCGGGGTGGGCGGTGACCTGCTCGTCGGCGCCGCCGCTCACCACGATGTCGTCTTCCAGCGACACGAAGAACACGCTCAGCCCCGGGTCTCCCTGGCGGCCGGCTCGTCCGCGCAGCTGGTTATCCAGGCGCGCGGTGCGGTGGCGGGCGGTGCCGATGACGGCCAGGCCGCCGCGCTCGGCGACCTCGTCGCGCTCGGCCTCGTTCGCACCGCCGAGGCGGATGTCGGTGCCGCGCCCGGCCATCTGGGTCGACACGGTCACCCGGCCGAGGTCGCCCGCCTCGGCGATGATGCGGGCTTCCTCCCTATCGTTTTTCGCGTTGAGTACGTTCGCCTCCACCCCGCGGCGCGAGAGCGCGTCCGCCAGCGCCTCCGACTCGGCGACGTCGTGGGTGCCCACCAACACGGGCTGGCCGGTGGAGTGTAGGTGCACGATCTCCTCGACGATCGCAGCGTTCTTCTCCTCCATCGTGGCGTAGATGCGGTCGGCCTCGTCGAAGCGGCGCAGCTCCTTCGCGCGGTCAATGACGGAGACGTGCAGCCCGTAGAAGGAGCGCAGCTGGTCGGTCGCCTCCACCGCGGTGCCGGTCATTCCGGTCACGCGCGGGTAGCGGCGCATGAGCGCCTGGAGGGTAATGGAGTCGAGGATGCGCCCACCCTCCGACACGTCGAGACCTTCCTTCGCCTCCACGGCGGCTTGGAGGCCGTCGGGCCAGCGCTGAAGCTCGGCGACGCGCCCGCGGGAGGCGTCGACAAGCGCGACCTTGCCCTCGTCGATGATGTAGTGGACGTCCCGGATCAGTAGCGCCTTGGCGTGCAGGGCGAGGTTCACGCGCACGAGCGTGTCGCCGATGTGCTCGTCGGAGTAGAGCGAGTCGATGCCAAGCAGCTTCTCCACCCGCGCCGAGCCCTCGTCGGTGAGGAACGCGTTGCGCCCGTCGGAGTCGATGGTGTAGTCCGTGCCCTCTTCAAGCCGGGAGACGGCCTCGGTGATACGCCCCGTCGCTTGCGTGCCCGGCTCGGAGCCCGCGAGGACGAGGGGGACGAGGGCTTCGTCGACAAGCACGCTGTCGGCCTCGTCGACGAGGGCGACCTGCGCCGGCGCCTGCACCGTCTGGTCCCGGTGCGTGATCTGGTTGTCACGCAGGTGGTCGAAGCCGATTTCGGTGATGGGCGCGTAGACCACGTCGCTGCGGTACGCCAGGGCGCGCTCCGAGCGTGTCGACGCCTCCGTCACGGCCGCGACGTTCAGGCCGAAGAACTCGACGAGGGGCCGCATCCATTCCGCGTCGCGGCTGGCCAAGTAGTCGTTCACCGTGATCACGTGGACCCGCTTGCCCGTCAGGGCGTAGCCCGTGGCCGTCATCGCCCCCACCAGCGTCTTGCCCTCGCCGGTGGCCATCTGGATCACATCGCCCTCCAGCATGCGCAGTACGGCCTGGCTCTGGACCTCGTAGGGCGTCATGCCGAGCGTCCGCGTCGAGGCGACGGAGAGGATCCCCAGGAAGGCGGCCTTGTCCTCGATGTTCTCGCCTTTCACGGTGGCGCGGATCGCCGCCGCCAGCTCGGCGTCGGAGAGCTGTTCGTACTCCCGGGTCAGCTCGTGCGCCTTCGCCACAATGCTTTTCGACGCCTTATTGTTGCGCTCCGCGCTCGCGCCCATGGCCCTCCAGAACCAGTCAAAGGCACCCATACACCGCACATCCTTTCGTTGGCGACTCCATCTCTGTCAACCTTACGGCAGGCATTTGCACACGCCGCGCGCTCCTGCAATATCCTCTACTGGCGTACACCGGCTCTGCCGCCTTCCAGGAGGTTCCACCCCGCATGCATTCGCTCAACGTCACGGTCCCCTCGTCGACCGGGGTCGCCATGGCCGGCACCATCGACCAGCCAGTCCACCCCGCCGAGGCCTACGCCATCTTCGCGCACTGCTTCGCTGGGTCCCGCCACACCCCGGGCGCCTCCCGGATCTCCAAAAAACTCACCGAGTACGGCATCGCCACCCTCCGTTTCGACTTTCCTGGGCTTGGCCAGTCCGAGGGGAATTTCCGCGACACGAGCTTTAGCCAAAACGTCGACGACATCGTCGCCGCGGCCCAGTGGCTCGAGGAACACTACAGCGCGCCCCAACTCCTCATCGGCCACTCCCTCGGCGGGGCGGCCGCGCTCAAGGCCGCGACCCGCCCCGAGCTGAAGAAGAAGCTCAAAGCCGTCGCCACGGTCGGCGCGCCCTTCGACCCAGCGCACTCCGTCCTGCACTACGCCGACAAAATCCACGAGGCCGACACCTCCGGCTCCGTCGTGGTCACCCTCGGCGGGCGCGAGCTGGAGATTTCTCGCGAGTTCCTGCTCGACCTCGCCGAGACCGACCCGCAGACCTACCTGCCCACCCTGCGCACGCCTCTCCTGTTGGTCCACTCGCCCATCGACCAGACCGTGGGCATCGACAACGCCCAAACCATCTTCCGCCTGACCCGCTACCCCAAGTCGCTCATGGCCCTGGACAAGGCGGACCACCTGCTCACCCGTCAGGGCAGCGCCCAGCGCGCCGCCGACATCATCGGCTCCTGGGCGACGCAGTACATCGACCCGGAGTTTGTCCCCGAGCCCACCACGGATACAACGGCCGTGTCCTACTCCGCCCGCGGCACACGCTTCGGCGACGTCGTGCGCACCTCCAATCGCTCCATCGCCACCGACCGCGCCAAGAACTCCGGCGGCCGCGGCCAGGGGGTGACCTCCACGGGGCTGTTCATGAGCGCACTTGCCGTCTCTACGTCCCAGGCGGTCCGCGAGGCGGCCCGGGGCATGAAGCTTGACGACGTCCGCGTCGCCGTCACCCACCACGACGGCGCCCGGTTCACCCGCGCGGTCACCCTCGTCGGCGACCTCTCCGACGCCGAGCGCGCCCAGCTCCTCGGGGCCGCCAGCCGCTCCCGCGTGGACACCTTCATCGGCGCGGCCACCATCGAAACCACATTGGTGTAACTTACTCCCCAATTTTTCCGCCGTGACCTGCCGATTTCTACTATCGGAGGCGCGTGATGTAATCTATCCGAGTTACCGCGAGCGCCCCACGCGCTCAACGTACACGGGCTATGGCGCAGTTTGGTAGCGCACTACACTGGGGGTGTAGGGGTCGCAGGTTCAAATCCTGTTAGCCCGACGCAGAGCATTCAGACCCCGCTCCGAGGAGCGGGGTCTTCGTCTGCCTGACGGCGGATCCAGGGTGGGCCCTACCCTCGCGTGTGCCGCTGGGGTGCGAGTGCTCTGGTTCGAACGTGCAACCGTCACCGCCCTCTTCACCCGCTCGAATGACCTGCTTGCCTTAGCTCGTCCCCTCCTCCAACTCACAAAAACCAACACGTGTGCGACACTCCGGCCGGATATGTCAGAGAGACGGCGAAAATGGGCCGTGTTAGGGAGTTGGAAGAATTCTCGCCCCCTTAGAGTTGAAAGCTCACGACAAAACCGCAATCAAGGACAGGCATTGGCAAACACCGAGCTCAATCAGACCGCTGTATGGAATACGGCCGATCGCTACCTGCGCTCCATCGTGGAGCCGGAGGACTACGGCGACTTCATCATCCCCATGACCGTGCTGCGGCGCATGGAATGCATCCTCGCCCCCACCAAGGACGCGGTACTCGACTTGGTCTGGCAGCTCGAAGAGGAAAACGCCTCCCAGGAGATGATCGACTGGGAAGTCCACACACGCTTCGATCTGTCCTTCTACAACTCCTCGCGCCTGGACCTGACCCGCATCGCCGAGCTCGACGACCACGTCTATGACGCGCTCATGGAGTACGTCTCGGGGTTTTCCGAGTCAGTGCGCGACATCTGGGACGCATTCGACTTCGAAGTGAAGATGCGCACGCTTGACGCTGCGGGTCGCCTCTGGCCGGTGGTAAAACACTTCGCCTCCATCGACATGAGTGAAGAGGCGTTGCCGGACCACCAGATGGGCGACTTGTTCGAGAACATCATGTACCGCTCCTTCAACACGAAAGGCAAAGCCGCGGGCGCCTTCTACACCCCGCGCGACGCCATTCGCCTCATGGTGGACATCCTTTTCGCCTCCGACGATGTGGGGCTGACTTCGGACGGCGCGTCGCGTACGGTCTACGACCCCACCGCGGGAACCGGCGGCATGCTGCTCATCGCCCGGGAGGCCCTGCAGGAGCTCAACCCGGACATTGAGGTGGTGCTCGCGGGCCAGGAGCTCATGCCGATGGGCTATGCCATCGGCAAGGCCGACCTACTCATTCAGGGCGGCGAGCCGGACGCTATCCGCCACGGCGACACGCTGCTGACCGACCTTTACGAGGGCGAGCAGTTCGAGTACATCCTGTCCAACCCGCCGTTTGGCACGGACTGGTCCGTGCAACAGCCGGCCGTGAAGGCCGAGGCGAAAATCCCCGGCTCGCGCTTTTCCCACGGCCTTCCCGGCAAATCCGATGGTCAGATGCTGTTCCTTGCCCACGTTACTTCCAAGCTCACCGCAGCCGGGCCGAACGGGTCGGGTGGCCGCGGCGCAGTGGTCTCCAACGGGTCCCCGCTGTTTACGGGCGGGCCGGGCTCCGGCCCCGACCAGATTCGCGCGTGGCTGCTCGAAAACGACCTGGTGGACGCGATCATTCAGTTACCGACGAACATGTTCTACGGCACCGGCATTTCCACCTATGTGTGGATTCTGGACACGAACAAGGAGGACCACCGCAAGGGCTTCGTCCAGCTCATCGACGCATCCGAGTGCTGGTCTGTCCCCCGAAGGGGCTAGGTGACAAGCGCCGCGAGATGCGCGAGGACGATCGCGCCAAGGTGCTCGACGCCTACGCCGCGTTCGAGGACTCCGGCATGTCGAGGGTACTCACGCCCACGGACTTGGGTTTTCGGGACGTGCCGGTCACCAAACAGGCGCGTCTACGCGTCGAGGTCACCGAGGACGCCAAGGCCGCGGTGGCGGAAGCGAAGAACGCGGTGTCTGAGCACGCCGACATGCTCGACGATGTGGCCGGCGCCCAGTTCAACGACCTGCCCGCGGCGCTGAAGATCGCGGCGAAGAACCGCGGCCTGAAACTGCCCGTCACTGTGGTGGATGCGGCGCTCGAGGCTGTTGGTGTGCCGGACGAATCCGCGGACCCGAGCGTGGACCGGAAGGGAAAACCGGTGCTCGACCCCACGTTCACGTTGACCGAGCGCGTGCCGCTCACCGAGGACATCGACGAGCACATGGCGCGCGAGGTTGTGCCGTTCGCGCCCGACGTGATCTGGGATGCGGACAAGGCCAAGGTGGGCTACGAGATCCCATTCAAGCGGGTGTTTTACACCCCGGCCCCGGTGCGCCCGTTGGAGGAGATTGACGCGGATCTGGCCGTGGTCATGGGCCGGTTGGCGGAGAAGTTCGCGGAGGTGCGGGGGTGATGGGGTCACCGAGCACTGCGCCTCTTTGGAAGTTTGCCGAGGTTTCTCCCCCAACCCCGGAGTTTGGGAATCTTTCGAAGCATGACGAAGTGACGTTTATCCCGCTAGAGGATGTTTGGCCGTCTCAGTCAGGTGAGGGTTTCCAAACGGTACCCTGGCACAAAAAATTGATTGGTTACACGCAGTTTCGAAGGGGTGACCTCCTACTCCCCAAGGTGACTCCTACGGTCACTCACGGTAGAACGATGATTGCTCAAATTCCCACTGAGTTGGGAGTGGCATCCACAGAGGTATATACAGTCCGTCCCCGACCTGGGACAGACTCGCGCTGGCTTGCCTATCTACTCGTAGGAATAGAATTCCTTGGGCTAGCCGGTGCTTCAGCTCAGGGTACCGGAGGACTGAAGCGAATCAGTGCTCAGTTCGTCGAGTCATTCCCTCTCCCGGACTCTTCTCCG encodes:
- the secA2 gene encoding accessory Sec system translocase SecA2, encoding MGAFDWFWRAMGASAERNNKASKSIVAKAHELTREYEQLSDAELAAAIRATVKGENIEDKAAFLGILSVASTRTLGMTPYEVQSQAVLRMLEGDVIQMATGEGKTLVGAMTATGYALTGKRVHVITVNDYLASRDAEWMRPLVEFFGLNVAAVTEASTRSERALAYRSDVVYAPITEIGFDHLRDNQITHRDQTVQAPAQVALVDEADSVLVDEALVPLVLAGSEPGTQATGRITEAVSRLEEGTDYTIDSDGRNAFLTDEGSARVEKLLGIDSLYSDEHIGDTLVRVNLALHAKALLIRDVHYIIDEGKVALVDASRGRVAELQRWPDGLQAAVEAKEGLDVSEGGRILDSITLQALMRRYPRVTGMTGTAVEATDQLRSFYGLHVSVIDRAKELRRFDEADRIYATMEEKNAAIVEEIVHLHSTGQPVLVGTHDVAESEALADALSRRGVEANVLNAKNDREEARIIAEAGDLGRVTVSTQMAGRGTDIRLGGANEAERDEVAERGGLAVIGTARHRTARLDNQLRGRAGRQGDPGLSVFFVSLEDDIVVSGGADEQVTAHPGPDGRVESGRVQAFVEHCQRVTEGQLLEIHAQTWKYNKLLADHRDILDERRARLLDTDTAWRELAERSPERAASLSGLPAEVREQAAREIMLFHLDAQWSEHLALMDDVRESIHLRAIARETPIDEYHRIAVREFKDLANRAVEQAVESFEQVRIDADGAHLDDAGWKRPSATWTYMVSDNPLAGSGNSFMTGVANIFR
- a CDS encoding IS3 family transposase, translated to MSFFRGGARPPTHVVVRFIDDNREEFGVEPIIRALAATDAKIALSTYYAYKSRPESSRSIRDRQLRKALRAIYDDNYSCYGARKLWAEVNRRGDVCHVARCTVERLMALEGIRGIRRRKKKPSTRSAAPDNCPVDLVERDFCVDAPNRLWVADITYIPTRAGWVYASFVLDAYTREIVGWQITNHMRASLAKDALDMALSARLRAGEDVSGLIHHSDRGVQYRSVVYGETLAQSQVIASVGSRGDSYDNAMAEALNSVFKAELIDRRTWPALRDVLVATSTWVGWYNNRRLHSALGYRPPSQVHQEYTAANTQAA
- a CDS encoding MerR family transcriptional regulator, which translates into the protein MSKDTPHLSTEPTAEAVQETLFDVGPSDVVGYRVPIACQVAGITYRQLDYWARTNLVRPSIRGARGSGSQRLYSFKDLLVLKIVKGLLDTGISLQNIRLAVDKLRDRGVNDIAEITLVSDGTTVYECRSNEDIIDLLSGGQGVFGIAVPQIMRELTGTISAFPAERVGDDEQGDNVIGLDELAARRRRKSS
- a CDS encoding bifunctional nuclease family protein, translated to MVPLSVAGVFPLGPENFLCALLHAPEKGRFLPVWLPPVEGAQLSARLSGARPTRPGTHDVLSDVITQSGRGVSSIEISSYVNGVFMATLTLADGTEYDLRASDALVLAAALDEEIEADEAVLAQAGLRISAADLATYFNLDIDPGGSAAEGESASGDAAADAEFEQLMRDLGVEEGDLGNED
- the odhI gene encoding oxoglutarate dehydrogenase inhibitor Odhl: MSENTGTPENQVETTSVFRADLLKEMESGAAASDAVGGAENLPEGAALLVVKRGPNAGSRFLLDQDTTTAGRHPEADIFLDDVTVSRRHAEFRLSEDGGFEVVDVGSLNGTYVNREPRNSQALSSGDEIQIGKFRLVFLTATN
- a CDS encoding MerR family transcriptional regulator; protein product: MSALPQTSPQQPATRAGASTTAKTMSIGVVLNRLREEFPDVTVSKIRFLESEGLITPQRTASGYRRFTDDDVERLRYILVTQRDNYLPLKVIREQLEAMDSGQVTAIMSAAKAEPIVSPETFRPAPPTRLTDVDLAEQAATDESTVAELVKAGLLTPDATGHFCADDVRVVTTALALSEFGLDTRHLKSLRTTAGRQADLISQVVEPVAKSRTAAAKQKAEEISHQMTALVVSLHADLVKNELRNRLDH
- a CDS encoding alpha/beta fold hydrolase: MHSLNVTVPSSTGVAMAGTIDQPVHPAEAYAIFAHCFAGSRHTPGASRISKKLTEYGIATLRFDFPGLGQSEGNFRDTSFSQNVDDIVAAAQWLEEHYSAPQLLIGHSLGGAAALKAATRPELKKKLKAVATVGAPFDPAHSVLHYADKIHEADTSGSVVVTLGGRELEISREFLLDLAETDPQTYLPTLRTPLLLVHSPIDQTVGIDNAQTIFRLTRYPKSLMALDKADHLLTRQGSAQRAADIIGSWATQYIDPEFVPEPTTDTTAVSYSARGTRFGDVVRTSNRSIATDRAKNSGGRGQGVTSTGLFMSALAVSTSQAVREAARGMKLDDVRVAVTHHDGARFTRAVTLVGDLSDAERAQLLGAASRSRVDTFIGAATIETTLV